In one Solanum dulcamara chromosome 1, daSolDulc1.2, whole genome shotgun sequence genomic region, the following are encoded:
- the LOC129885848 gene encoding non-specific lipid-transfer protein 1-like — MGRSIFVLEFVFLALIIAISCVNGNDQCPNTIVKLLPCKGFLMGKSDIGGHCCNGVKGLMKMVTFDNDLKLQSICECLKKEALAIGVIEERAKQIPQLCNINLSIPIDPNVDCKKLKGSSSTREFKLKYYKNTEMMVFRRPNYNSHKYHSISHKKPLIVN; from the exons ATGGGTCGTTCGATTTTTGTTTTGGAGTTCGTGTTTTTAGCTCTAATTATTGCAATTAGTTGTGTTAATGGCAATGATCAATGCCCTAATACCATTGTTAAGCTTTTGCCATGCAAAGGTTTTTTAATGGGAAAGAGTGATATTGGTGGTCATTGTTGCAATGGTGTTAAGGGATTAATGAAAATGGTTACTTTTGATAATGATTTGAAGCTTCAAAGTATTTGTGAATGTCTCAAGAAAGAAGCTTTAGCTATTGGAGTAATTGAAGAAAGAGCTAAGCAAATTCCTCAACTTTGCAACATTAACCTTTCTATTCCTATTGATCCTAATGTGGATTGCAAAAA ATTAAAAGGTTCATCATCAACTAGAGAGTTCAAATTGAAGTATTACAAGAATACTGAGATGATGGTTTTCAGAAGACCAAATTATAATAGTCACAAGTACCATTCAATTTCCCATAAGAAACCTCTAATTGTCAATTAA